The segment TTTACTTTTTTTATGAAAATATAATAATTTTTTTAAATTAACATTTGATAAACCATCACCATAAGTTAGCATAAATGTTCTTTTTAACTTATCCTCAAGTTTTTTTAGTCTAGTTCCTGTTAAAGTTTCAACGCCTGTGTTTATAACTTCTATTTTTGCAGATATTTTTTTGTTTCTAAAATAATTATTTATGATTGAATGTTTATATCCGCTAGCTATTATAAAATCATTAAAACCAAATTTCATATAATATTTAATTATATGATCTAAAATAGGTTTAGATCCAACTGGCACCATTGGTTTTGGTATTGATCTTGTAAATTCTGCTAATCTTGTTCCTTTTCCACCAGCTAATATTACAACTTTCATCCTAGTTTTATATTCCAATTATAATTAAAATATGGATCATCAAAAGGTTTCCTGGACATTTCTTCAGCTTCATGAGGTATATCTGAGCAATTAGCAATTATTGAAAACTTATTTTCCACTGATTTAAAACCATTCCAAACTCTTGCGGGCACAGTTACTAAACTGTAATTTTCTGTTGTCAGAAAAATTTCTTGTAATTCACCTTTGGTAGAACTTTCAGGTCTATCATCAAACAATACTAATTTTATTTTACCTATAACGCAGACATAATTAACGGTCATTCTTTTATGTAAATGCCAAGCTTTTACTGTATTTGGATGAGAATATGAAAAATATATTTCACCAAACTTAGTAAAATTTGGATCATCATTTCTCATCATGTGCATGATTTTTCCTCTTTCATCAATAATTTGTTTTTTAGGGATAATTTTGACACCTTCAATCATAGAAAAAACTTGTAAATTGTTTTTTGCTTAACTTATCAATATTCTTTTTATCATATATATAACATTGGTACCAATGCGCTGTCATTTTAAGAGTTTTGATAAAAGAGAGTTTTGGCTTCCACTTGAGATATTTTTTTGATTTATTTATTTTTAAACTTAATAATCCAGTTTCTTCTAAATTCATATCTTTTTTTACAAAAATTCTCTTTTTTACTCCCATAATTTCTACTAATCTCAAAACTACTTCTTTTACTGTTACGTTGCCTTTGGCTGGCCCAAAATTCCAAGACCCATTGTAATTACTTCTTCCATATATCTTCTTACTTAAAATCAAATAACCATTTAAGAGATCAAAAATATGTTGCCATGGTCGAGTAGCCTTAGGACTTCTTAAAGTAAATTTTTGATTATGAATAATAGATTTAATGAAATCAGGAATAATTCTATCTTTTGACCAATCACCGCCCCCTATAACATTCCCAGCTCTCACAGATACAAGACCTAATTTTTTTTTTTTCTGAAAGAAAGATTCTTTATATGAGTAAAATATATTTTCAGCAGCAGCTTTTGAAGCACTATAAGGATCTTTGCCTCCCAATTCATCATTTTCTGAATAACCAGATCTTTTTTCATAATTTTTATAACATTTGTCTGATGTAA is part of the Candidatus Pelagibacter sp. HTCC7211 genome and harbors:
- a CDS encoding sugar phosphate nucleotidyltransferase, which encodes MKVVILAGGKGTRLAEFTRSIPKPMVPVGSKPILDHIIKYYMKFGFNDFIIASGYKHSIINNYFRNKKISAKIEVINTGVETLTGTRLKKLEDKLKRTFMLTYGDGLSNVNLKKLLYFHKKSKKKITLTAVHPPARFGELTISGRVVTKFEEKPQLQKGWINGGFFVVEPEFLKFIGKKNEMLERSPLTKAVISKNLAAYKHKGFWFCMDTLRDKKVLDKMIRNKKSPWLK
- a CDS encoding dTDP-4-dehydrorhamnose 3,5-epimerase family protein, with amino-acid sequence MIEGVKIIPKKQIIDERGKIMHMMRNDDPNFTKFGEIYFSYSHPNTVKAWHLHKRMTVNYVCVIGKIKLVLFDDRPESSTKGELQEIFLTTENYSLVTVPARVWNGFKSVENKFSIIANCSDIPHEAEEMSRKPFDDPYFNYNWNIKLG
- the rfbG gene encoding CDP-glucose 4,6-dehydratase encodes the protein MLDLKFFRGKKIFITGHTGFKGSWLTYILYLSGAKIAGYSLKPKYKFDNFYLLKLENKIENIFGDVRDEKNLSKKIKKFKPDIIFHLAAQPLVKDSYLDSKFTFTTNIIGTLNILEAIKNTKSIKSAVIITSDKCYKNYEKRSGYSENDELGGKDPYSASKAAAENIFYSYKESFFQKKKKLGLVSVRAGNVIGGGDWSKDRIIPDFIKSIIHNQKFTLRSPKATRPWQHIFDLLNGYLILSKKIYGRSNYNGSWNFGPAKGNVTVKEVVLRLVEIMGVKKRIFVKKDMNLEETGLLSLKINKSKKYLKWKPKLSFIKTLKMTAHWYQCYIYDKKNIDKLSKKQFTSFFYD